From a region of the Poecile atricapillus isolate bPoeAtr1 chromosome 16, bPoeAtr1.hap1, whole genome shotgun sequence genome:
- the FAM222A gene encoding protein FAM222A, with translation MLACLQRTQNPPAQHLPCPNKALEPRKCETAPMHSPRYPSPAELDAYAQKVANSPLTIKIFPTNIRVPQHKHLNRTVNGYDTTGQRYSPYPLHAGGYQGLLAIVKASGKSVVKNSEGKRTKLSPAQVGVAPYPASSTLAQGPSCAGQLSYHGGQKQLEGPVPPNVTVAASVLPLAGRSLALPPSNLPSIQSIIYQINQQCQAQGAQPGCPAVVAAHPSPAKHGAFGPGYGGTVLPECRKGAELALGSNPAAALGPKAGVYPEGMDYLVWQQKQQQQHLRMYSGGSGGGGALSKSPETCAGASRPYGLGGAADKVSSSPLNCMHGNFAVGQYFAPPWNSILVTPNSDCYNPPELGAGPRELGVPPAEGLPSKTLCNTSILSSSLQSLEYLINDIHPPCIKEQMLGKGYETVSVPRLLDHQHAHIRLPVYR, from the exons ATGCTGGCCTGCCTGCAGAGGACTCAGaaccccccagcccagcacctccCCTGCCCCAACAAGGCGCTGGAGCCACGCAAGT GCGAGACGGCCCCCATGCATTCCCCGCGCTACCCCAGCCCCGCCGAGCTGGACGCCTACGCACAGAAGGTGGCCAACAGCCCGCTGACCATCAAGATCTTCCCCACCAACATCAGGGTCCCCCAGCACAAGCACCTTAACCGGACGGTGAACGGCTACGACACCACGGGGCAGAGGTACAGCCCCTACCCCCTGCACGCCGGCGGCTACCAGGGGCTGCTGGCCATCGTCAAAGCCTCCGGCAAAAGCGTGGTGAAGAACTCGGAGGGGAAGCGGACTAAGCTCTCGCCTGCCCAGGTGGGCGTTGCTCCCTACCCCGCCTCAAGCACTTTAGCTCAAGGTCCCTCCTGCGCCGGGCAGCTGAGCTACCACGGCGGCCAGAAGCAGCTGGAGGGTCCCGTGCCCCCCAACGTGACGGTGGCGGCCTCGGTGCTGCCTCTGGCGGGAAGGAGCCTGGCCCTGCCACCCTCCAACCTGCCCTCCATCCAGAGCATCATCTACCAGATCAATCAGCAGTGCCAGGCGCAGGGTGCCCAGCCCGGCTGCCCGGCCGTCGTGGCCGCCCACCCCAGCCCGGCCAAGCACGGCGCCTTCGGCCCCGGCTACGGCGGCACCGTCCTGCCCGAGTGCCGCAAGGGCGCCGAGCTGGCGCTGGGCTCCAACCCGGCCGCCGCCCTGGGACCCAAGGCGGGCGTTTACCCCGAGGGCATGGACTACCTGGTgtggcagcagaagcagcagcagcagcacctgcgAATGTACAGcgggggcagcggcggcgggggggCCCTCAGCAAATCCCCCGAGACGTGCGCGGGCGCCTCGCGGCCCTACGGCCTGGGCGGCGCGGCCGACAAGGTGAGCTCGTCGCCCTTGAACTGCATGCACGGCAACTTCGCCGTGGGGCAGTACTTCGCTCCCCCCTGGAACAGCATCCTGGTGACCCCCAACAGCGACTGTTACAACCCGCCGGAGCTGGGGGCCGGGCCCCGCGAGCTGGGGGTGCCCCCGGCCGAGGGGCTGCCCAGCAAGACCCTCTGCAATACCTCcatcctcagcagcagcctccagtCCCTGGAGTATCTCATCAACGACATCCACCCGCCCTGCATCAAGGAGCAGATGCTGGGCAAGGGCTACGAGACCGTGTCTGTGCCAAGGCTCTTGGACCACCAGCACGCCCACATTCGCCTGCCCGTCTACAGATAA
- the TRPV4 gene encoding transient receptor potential cation channel subfamily V member 4 isoform X1, with product MADTEDAPRDAGEGAGEDGSLQNESFPLSSLANLFESEDIPSPAEATRGPPGAGDGKQNLRMKFHGAFRKGAPKPMELLEATIYESPVVPAPKKAPMDSLFDYGTYRHHPSENKRWRRRIVEKQPPAAKGPAPEPPPVLKVFNRPILFDIVSRGSPAGLDGLLSFLLTHKKRLTDEEFREPSTGKTCLPKALLNLSGGKNDTIPVLLDIAEKTGNMREFINSPFRDVYYRGQTALHIAIERRCKHYVELLVEKGADVHAQARGRFFQPKSEGGYFYFGELPLSLAACTNQPHIVHYLTENGHKQADLRRQDSRGNTVLHALVAIADNTRENTKFVTKMYDLLLIKCAKLFPDTNLEALLNNDGLSPLMMAAKTGKIGIFQHIIRREITDEDVRHLSRKFKDWAYGPVYSSLYDLSSLDTCGEEVSVLEILVYNSKIENRHEMLAVEPINELLRDKWRKFGAVSFYISVVSYLSAMIIFTLVAYYRPMEGPPPYPYTSTADYLRLAGEIITLFTGILFFCTNIKDLFMKKCPGVNSFFIDGSFQLLYFIYSVLVIVTAGLYLGGIEAYLAVMVFALVLGWMNALYFTRGLKLTGTYSIMIQKILFKDLFRFLLVYLLFMIGYASALVSLLNPCPSSESCSEKPNCTVPTYPSCRDSQTFSTFLLDLFKLTIGMGDLEMLESAKYPGVFIILLVTYIILTFVLLLNMLIALMGETVGQVSKESKHIWKLQWATTILDIERSFPVFLRKAFRSGEMVTVGKGTDGTPDRRWCFRVDEVNWSHWNQNLGIISEDPGKSDTYQYYGFSHTVGRLRRDRWSTVVPRVVELNKSCPPEEVVVPLGTMGTAEPRERRHCHAPSSPL from the exons ATGGCAGACACCGAGGACGCCCCGCGCGATGCCGGGGAGGGCGCGGGGGAGGACGGCTCCCTCCAGAACGAATCCTTCCCGCTCTCCTCTCTGGCCAACCTGTTCGAGAGCGAGGACATCCCGAGCCCCGCCGAGGCAACCCGGGGTCCCCCCGGTGCCGGGGATGGAAAGCAAAACCTCCGCATGAAATTCCACGGGGCCTTTCGGAAAGGCGCCCCGAagcccatggagctgctggaggccaCCATCTACGAGTCCCCCGTGGTCCCCGCGCCCAAGAAAGCCCCCATGGATTCCCTCTTCGACTACGGCACCTACCGCCACCACCCCAGCGAGAACAAGCGCTGGCGCAGGAGGATCGTGGA GAAGCAGCCACCGGCCGCAAAGGGACCGGCTCCCGAGCCGCCCCCCGTCCTCAAGGTCTTCAACAGACCCATCCTCTTCGACATCGtctcccgggggtccccggccGGCCTGGATGGGCTCCTCTCCTTCCTGCTCACCCACAAGAAGCGCCTCACAGACGAGGAGTTCCGAG AGCCCTCCACGGGAAAGACGTGCCTGCCCAAAGCCCTGCTGAACCTGAGCGGGGGCAAGAACGACACCATCCCCGTCCTGCTGGACATCGCCGAGAAGACGGGAAACATGCGGGAGTTCATCAACTCGCCCTTCAGGGACGTCTACTACCGAG GCCAGACAGCGCTGCACATCGCCATCGAGCGCCGCTGCAAGCACtacgtggagctgctggtggagaAGGGAGCAGATGTCCATGCCCAAGCCCGCGGCCGCTTCTTCCAGCCCAAGAGCGAGGGCGGCTACTTCTACTTCG GTGAGCTGCCCCTCTCGCTGGCCGCCTGCACCAACCAGCCGCACATCGTGCACTACCTGACCGAGAACGGGCACAAGCAGGCGGACCTGCGGCGCCAGGACTCCCGCGGCAACACCGTCCTGCACGCCCTGGTGGCCATCGCCGACAACACCCGCGAGAACACCAAGTTTGTCACCAAGATGTACGACCTGCTCCTCATCAAGTGCGCCAAGCTCTTCCCCGACACCAACCTGGAGGCCCTGCTCAACAACGATGGGCTCTCCCCGCTCATGATGGCAGCCAAGACCGGCAAGATCGGG ATCTTCCAGCACATCATCCGACGGGAGATCACGGACGAGGACGTCCGGCACCTCTCCCGGAAATTCAAGGACTGGGCGTACGGCCCCGTCTACTCCTCCCTCTATGACCTCTCCTCGCTGGACACCTGCGGGGAGGAGGTGTCCGTGCTGGAGATCCTCGTCTACAACAGCAAGATCGAG AACCGCCACGAGATGCTGGCCGTGGAGCCCATCAACGAGCTGCTGAGGGACAAGTGGCGCAAGTTTGGGGCCGTCTCCTTCTACATCAGCGTGGTCTCCTACCTCAGCGCCATGATCATCTTCACCCTCGTCGCCTACTACCGCCCCATGGAAGGCCCT CCGCCCTACCCCTACACCAGCACCGCTGACTACCTGCGCCTGGCCGGGGAGATCATCACCCTCTTCACTGGGATCCTCTTCTTCTGCACAAAC ATCAAAGACCTGTTCATGAAGAAGTGCCCAGGTGTGAATTCCTTCTTCATAGATGGCTCCTTCCAGCTGCTCTA CTTCATCTACTCGGTGCTGGTGATTGTCACGGCGGGGCTGTACCTGGGTGGCATCGAGGCCTACCTGGCTGTCATGGTCTTTGCGCTGGTCCTGGGCTGGATGAATGCCCTGTACTTCACCCGTGGGCTCAAGCTGACAGGGACCTACAGCATCATGATCCAGAAG ATCCTCTTCAAAGACTTGTTCCGCTTCCTCCTGGTCTACCTGCTCTTCATGATCGGCTACGCGTCAG ccctggtgtCCCTCCTCAACCCGTGTCCCAGCAGTGAGTCGTGCAGCGAGAAGCCCAACTGCACCGTGCCCACCTACCCATCCTGCCGGGACAGCCAGACCTTCAGCACCTTTCTGCTCGACCTCTTCAAGCTCACCATCGGCATGGGCGACCTGGAGATGCTCGAGAGTGCCAAGTACCCCGGCGTCTTCATCATCCTCCTTGTCACCTACATCATCCTCACCTTTGTGCTCCTCCTCAACATGCTCATCGCCCTCATGGGTGAGACCGTGGGCCAAGTCTCCAAGGAGAGCAAGCACATCTGGAAGCTGCAG TGGGCCACCACCATCCTGGACATCGAGCGCTCCTTCCCGGTGTTCCTGCGGAAAGCCTTCCGCTCGGGGGAGATGGTCACTGTGGGGAAGGGCACGGACGGGACCCCTGACCGCCGCTGGTGCTTCAG GGTGGATGAGGTGAACTGGTCCCACTGGAACCAGAATCTGGGAATCATCAGTGAGGACCCAGGCAAGAGCGACACATACCAGTACTACGGCTTCTCGCACACCGTGGGCCGGCTGCGGAGAG ATCGGTGGTCGACGGTGGTGCCACGCGTGGTGGAGCTGAACAAGAGCTGCCCGCCGGAGGAGGTGGTGGTGCCCCTGGGGACCATGGGCACAGCGGAGCCTCGGGAGCGGCGGCACTGCCATGCCCCGAGCTCCCCGCTCTAG
- the TRPV4 gene encoding transient receptor potential cation channel subfamily V member 4 isoform X2: MADTEDAPRDAGEGAGEDGSLQNESFPLSSLANLFESEDIPSPAEATRGPPGAGDGKQNLRMKFHGAFRKGAPKPMELLEATIYESPVVPAPKKAPMDSLFDYGTYRHHPSENKRWRRRIVEKQPPAAKGPAPEPPPVLKVFNRPILFDIVSRGSPAGLDGLLSFLLTHKKRLTDEEFREPSTGKTCLPKALLNLSGGKNDTIPVLLDIAEKTGNMREFINSPFRDVYYRGQTALHIAIERRCKHYVELLVEKGADVHAQARGRFFQPKSEGGYFYFGELPLSLAACTNQPHIVHYLTENGHKQADLRRQDSRGNTVLHALVAIADNTRENTKFVTKMYDLLLIKCAKLFPDTNLEALLNNDGLSPLMMAAKTGKIGIFQHIIRREITDEDVRHLSRKFKDWAYGPVYSSLYDLSSLDTCGEEVSVLEILVYNSKIENRHEMLAVEPINELLRDKWRKFGAVSFYISVVSYLSAMIIFTLVAYYRPMEGPPPYPYTSTADYLRLAGEIITLFTGILFFCTNIKDLFMKKCPGVNSFFIDGSFQLLYFIYSVLVIVTAGLYLGGIEAYLAVMVFALVLGWMNALYFTRGLKLTGTYSIMIQKILFKDLFRFLLVYLLFMIGYASALVSLLNPCPSSESCSEKPNCTVPTYPSCRDSQTFSTFLLDLFKLTIGMGDLEMLESAKYPGVFIILLVTYIILTFVLLLNMLIALMGETVGQVSKESKHIWKLQWATTILDIERSFPVFLRKAFRSGEMVTVGKGTDGTPDRRWCFR; encoded by the exons ATGGCAGACACCGAGGACGCCCCGCGCGATGCCGGGGAGGGCGCGGGGGAGGACGGCTCCCTCCAGAACGAATCCTTCCCGCTCTCCTCTCTGGCCAACCTGTTCGAGAGCGAGGACATCCCGAGCCCCGCCGAGGCAACCCGGGGTCCCCCCGGTGCCGGGGATGGAAAGCAAAACCTCCGCATGAAATTCCACGGGGCCTTTCGGAAAGGCGCCCCGAagcccatggagctgctggaggccaCCATCTACGAGTCCCCCGTGGTCCCCGCGCCCAAGAAAGCCCCCATGGATTCCCTCTTCGACTACGGCACCTACCGCCACCACCCCAGCGAGAACAAGCGCTGGCGCAGGAGGATCGTGGA GAAGCAGCCACCGGCCGCAAAGGGACCGGCTCCCGAGCCGCCCCCCGTCCTCAAGGTCTTCAACAGACCCATCCTCTTCGACATCGtctcccgggggtccccggccGGCCTGGATGGGCTCCTCTCCTTCCTGCTCACCCACAAGAAGCGCCTCACAGACGAGGAGTTCCGAG AGCCCTCCACGGGAAAGACGTGCCTGCCCAAAGCCCTGCTGAACCTGAGCGGGGGCAAGAACGACACCATCCCCGTCCTGCTGGACATCGCCGAGAAGACGGGAAACATGCGGGAGTTCATCAACTCGCCCTTCAGGGACGTCTACTACCGAG GCCAGACAGCGCTGCACATCGCCATCGAGCGCCGCTGCAAGCACtacgtggagctgctggtggagaAGGGAGCAGATGTCCATGCCCAAGCCCGCGGCCGCTTCTTCCAGCCCAAGAGCGAGGGCGGCTACTTCTACTTCG GTGAGCTGCCCCTCTCGCTGGCCGCCTGCACCAACCAGCCGCACATCGTGCACTACCTGACCGAGAACGGGCACAAGCAGGCGGACCTGCGGCGCCAGGACTCCCGCGGCAACACCGTCCTGCACGCCCTGGTGGCCATCGCCGACAACACCCGCGAGAACACCAAGTTTGTCACCAAGATGTACGACCTGCTCCTCATCAAGTGCGCCAAGCTCTTCCCCGACACCAACCTGGAGGCCCTGCTCAACAACGATGGGCTCTCCCCGCTCATGATGGCAGCCAAGACCGGCAAGATCGGG ATCTTCCAGCACATCATCCGACGGGAGATCACGGACGAGGACGTCCGGCACCTCTCCCGGAAATTCAAGGACTGGGCGTACGGCCCCGTCTACTCCTCCCTCTATGACCTCTCCTCGCTGGACACCTGCGGGGAGGAGGTGTCCGTGCTGGAGATCCTCGTCTACAACAGCAAGATCGAG AACCGCCACGAGATGCTGGCCGTGGAGCCCATCAACGAGCTGCTGAGGGACAAGTGGCGCAAGTTTGGGGCCGTCTCCTTCTACATCAGCGTGGTCTCCTACCTCAGCGCCATGATCATCTTCACCCTCGTCGCCTACTACCGCCCCATGGAAGGCCCT CCGCCCTACCCCTACACCAGCACCGCTGACTACCTGCGCCTGGCCGGGGAGATCATCACCCTCTTCACTGGGATCCTCTTCTTCTGCACAAAC ATCAAAGACCTGTTCATGAAGAAGTGCCCAGGTGTGAATTCCTTCTTCATAGATGGCTCCTTCCAGCTGCTCTA CTTCATCTACTCGGTGCTGGTGATTGTCACGGCGGGGCTGTACCTGGGTGGCATCGAGGCCTACCTGGCTGTCATGGTCTTTGCGCTGGTCCTGGGCTGGATGAATGCCCTGTACTTCACCCGTGGGCTCAAGCTGACAGGGACCTACAGCATCATGATCCAGAAG ATCCTCTTCAAAGACTTGTTCCGCTTCCTCCTGGTCTACCTGCTCTTCATGATCGGCTACGCGTCAG ccctggtgtCCCTCCTCAACCCGTGTCCCAGCAGTGAGTCGTGCAGCGAGAAGCCCAACTGCACCGTGCCCACCTACCCATCCTGCCGGGACAGCCAGACCTTCAGCACCTTTCTGCTCGACCTCTTCAAGCTCACCATCGGCATGGGCGACCTGGAGATGCTCGAGAGTGCCAAGTACCCCGGCGTCTTCATCATCCTCCTTGTCACCTACATCATCCTCACCTTTGTGCTCCTCCTCAACATGCTCATCGCCCTCATGGGTGAGACCGTGGGCCAAGTCTCCAAGGAGAGCAAGCACATCTGGAAGCTGCAG TGGGCCACCACCATCCTGGACATCGAGCGCTCCTTCCCGGTGTTCCTGCGGAAAGCCTTCCGCTCGGGGGAGATGGTCACTGTGGGGAAGGGCACGGACGGGACCCCTGACCGCCGCTGGTGCTTCAGGTAA
- the GLTP gene encoding glycolipid transfer protein encodes MALLLEHEFKPLPADKQIETLPFLEAVAHLPPFFDCLGTPIVYSPVKADLTGNIKKIRAVYDSNPAKFKTLQNILEVEKELHGSAWPKIGATLALMWLKRGLKFILVLLQSISDGERDEEHPNLIRVNALKAYEIALKKYHGWMLQKLFTGSIYALPYKSDLLKALEKGKEVKEEESIEKIHQFLTRVTPILDAIYEMYTKMNAELSYKA; translated from the exons ATGgcgctgctgctggagcacgAGTTCAAGCCGCTGCCTGCTGATAAGCAGATCGAGACTTTGCCCTTCCTGGAGGCCGTGGCGCACCTGCCGCCGTTCTTCG ATTGCCTGGGGACTCCCATCGTCTACTCACCGGTCAAAGCAGACCTGACTGGGAATATCAAG AAAATCCGGGCGGTTTATGACTCCAATCCTGCTAAGTTCAAAACGCTGCAGAACATCCTGGAGGTGGAGAAGGAGCTGCACGGCTCAGCCTGGCCCAAGATAGGCGCGACGCTGGCGCTGATGTGGTTGAAAAG gGGTCTGAAATTCATTCTGGTGTTGCTGCAGAGCATCTCCGACGGTGAGAGGGATGAGGAGCATCCCAACCTCATCCGAGTGAACGCCTTGAAGGCTTACGAGATCGCGCTGAAGAAATACCACGGCTGGATGCTGCAGAAGCTCTTCACG GGCTCAATCTATGCTCTTCCCTACAAATCCGATTTGCTGAAGGCCTTGGAGAAGGGTAAAGAAGtcaaggaagaggaaagcataGAAAAAATCCACCAGTTTCTCACGAGGGTCACTCCAATCCTGGATGCAATTTATGAGATGTACACGAAGATGAACGCTGAGCTGAGCTACAAAGCCTAA